The following proteins are co-located in the Silene latifolia isolate original U9 population chromosome 1, ASM4854445v1, whole genome shotgun sequence genome:
- the LOC141586765 gene encoding uncharacterized protein LOC141586765, with protein MDPTDPLYLHPAESTHPVVVDTKLSGIENYLEWKRQMKIVVCSKRKLGFLTGVVKKPTNGAFREAAWDTYNCLLITWILHNVELPIKRSVMCIRTAKEIWDYLQSQFFVSNGARKFRLNKELDDLSQGDRSHKEAQRKNYKGVADKMKLDNSAFYGQQSENYAGQ; from the exons ATGGATCCCACAGATCCTCTCTACCTGCATCCCGCAGAGAGTACCCATCCAGTTGTAGTTGACACCAAACTTTCTGGTATTGAAAACTACCTGGAATGGAAAAGACAAATGAAGATTGTTGTTTGCTCTAAGAGGAAACTGGGGTTTTTGACTGGTGTTGTGAAGAAACCCACAAATGGTGCATTCAGAGAAGCAGCTTGGGACACTTACAACTGCCTTCTTATCACTTGGATACTGCACAATGTGGAGCTGCCTATCAAAAGGTCTGTCATGTGCATCAGGACTGCAAAGGAGATCTGGGACTACCTGCAAAGTCAGTTCTTTGTGAGCAATGGAGCAAGGAAATTTAGGCTCAACAAAGAGCTGGATGATCTATCACAAGGTGACAGATCT CATAAGGAAGCTCAAAGGAAAAATTACAAGGGAGTAGCAGACAAAATGAAGCTTGACAACTCTGCTTTCTATGGACAACAGTCGGAAAATTATGCTGGCCAATGA